TCCTTGTGAACATGAAATGACTGAGTCAAACTAAGGAGGTCCAGAACGCTTTTCATAATCAAAACCTTGTATCATTTTGCTAGCTTTGAAGAGCAAAACTTTTAACATTCTTAAGAAATGGCTTTAGAGGCATGTGGAAGTTGTTTGAGTTGTCTGCTGATACCTCTTGCACTTTGGAGTATTGTTGTTAATGTCCTATTATACTTCCCTAATGGGAATGCTTCATATGCCGCCAGTTTCCAGCTTCCCAACTATGTGTGGTATTTCGAAGGGATCTGTTTCTCAGGTGTGATGGTAAGTGTtgattttatggatttttttaatgaattgcaATTCAACTGCAAATAATCTTGGGTTACTGGGCAGCAAAGTAATTGTGTctttaaagggaaaatggaTTTCATTGTCAAAATactgcaggcagaaaaaaatgatcaaaCTGAAGAAATTATGACTATATTGAATCACATGCTACATATgctatttaatttcatatatgTGATTTTGCaaggctggtttttttttcctgcttgctttttttttatatgtaatttACACAAATTATTGAGTCAGGCACTATTTTGATATAATCCTCTATGCACTTTGAATTAAAGCTCTTTtagcaagacaaagaaaaaaaaattaaaaaaagcctgTCATGACTGTTCAGATGTTTTTAAGAGCTGTATACAGTCCAGTATTTAGAAGACTGATTACAGCTCACAGTACATCAAGTTTTACTGTTGTTAGGCTAAATAGAGAAGATAGTCTCATTGTGCCTGGTGTAGTTGGATTTTCTCCATTATATTTGTAATGTGCTCATCTTCAGTAATAAATTAACATAGAGTTGCCTACTACTCATGCTGTTCGCTATGTTCATAAAGCACTGTAGCCTCAGGAACAGAAAGTAGTAATGTGATAAAAGTTTGTTCACACaatcagtattttaaagagCTAATGTGCATGAATAAGGTGGTTTTATGAAGCTGCTGAACTGGGAGAGCTATTTAAACATGAGGTATTCATTTGAAAGTATGTATTCTTCCTAAAGcggaagaaaaaagtaatccTTTTCActatagggggaaaaaaaaaaactatcaggGAAAGAATTTGAATGCAAATGGATAGTTGAAAATTTAGCAAAAAGTTAACTGCAAAAGCTAcattcatattttgaaatatttttagcctCGGGATCATTACCAATTTATTAATGGTGTAcatattttcctgttacaaACAGGGCAGCAGCATGTGAGAAGATAGTGTTGTGCTTTAATCAGCATGTTTTGCTAGAGCTCATCCCAATGATAAAAACTCTAATGTCAGCAAAGCTTCTGGTGGCTCATGGCATTTCCTATAGTTCCAAACGATGGGTTACTTTAAACACTGCTGTGGTTGATACCATTACATTTCTGAGTTAACTCTTAGCTCTTTCGTCTTGTGCTTTTCTCCTAACTTCCAGCCCTCTCAAGTGACAAATCTGGGGCCatctcctttgttttcccaaaCTGTTTCAGAAACACTTCCTTTTCATATTTATCCATTCAAACCAGTGCCTTTCTGAGTAGCAACTTGTGGTTCCGGAGTCCAAATcttatttactgtttttctagTATCAGGTTTAAATAATCAGGTTTAAATATTCTGAGAAAAACAGTATGCATactttacaaagaaagaaaaggaaattccaGCTGAATCAAACTCAGGCTTGTACTACTGACTTCTAGCATAGCTGTGTTGGTAAGGGAAGTGATATCCTGATCCACCTGTCAGGAAGAAGTTGTTGAACTGATGTGGCTAGATAAATGAGATATCCTTCCTTTCATTGTTatcaaatctttcatttttgagcctgtttgtttgtttgtttgtttgtttcagtttcaCTAGTATCGCTGTGTCCATGCTAGTAACACTTCACTGGGATGGGAGACACTGTATGCTTAAATCTAATGAACACAGACCAGGTCTGTGGTGCTTTCCTAGTGCAGATTTAAAATCTCAGCAGCGCATAACAGATACAGTTCTTATCTTGATGAGGGGAGAGAGAATTTGGCTCAATATATCTGCAGTCATTTCACTCACTGTATGATGTGCCCTTACAGATCCTTCTCTTGGCAGTAATTCTCATAGCTCTGGAGTGTAGTGTGTTCCATCAGTGCTGCCAGAGTGAGAGCTGTAATAAAACCTACAGGGTGAGtctatcttttattttttgtgcatCTATTCAACATTCGTTCTTGGTATCTTCCTGTTCCTGTGTTTCTAGTACATCCTTCTTAGCTCTCTTCTGCTCTGgttccattttctttcacagagaaGGATTCTAAGTCAGGTTGAAAGGCCACAGAATGTGCAGCTGATCCCACTGATGCATATGcaggatggaagaaaaacaaaaatccttgtaaaataaaataaaaacataaaacgCAGTAGAATTTTAATTGAATGTTCCTTCTAAATAGTTTCATCCCCTTGCTTGTATTatttggaagtttttttttcaagtaacaAGTCAATATACACTGTCTGCAATGCAAATATGTTTAATGCAGGCATGTATTCCTCTAGCGTTCTAAGATACAATTTTgcaaaaacattgcaaaaacacaagTTTAAAGAAGATCCCCAAACAAAATTTAACTGAGAGTTGTAAAACTGTCATAAATTCTGCCTTAAGCTTTCTTCTGCATATGTATGTTTACTCATCattatttggtatttttctctctgaattttGAAGAGTGGGGCAATCACATGTGAAATTCAACCTCAAGGAAGTAGCTGGTCAGGGAGAATGAATGTATGTTCTGTGGAGACTGCCCGTATagtaatgtttttctctctttaatttAGAGTTTTATTTCAATTGTGTTAGCCCTGCTTGGAGTAGCTTTCTCTGGATACAGTTGCATCATTTTTACCTTGGGGTTGATCCAAGGCCCATTCTGCAATTCATCAAACGGATGGGACTACATCTTCAAAAATACTGTTGGAGGGTAAGAAACATCAGTGTTAACTCCTGGAAGAAACTGTTCATCAAAAAAAATAGTCAGACAAATTCTCTCAGAACCTTACATAAAATGGCACAATCTCTTGAACACAGGACCTGTATTGTAAGAGTGAAGTTTTTCAAAGAAAGGTATTTGCTTCTTTATAACAAAAGCTTAAATGTAAGAATCTTTGTACTGATCAAACCTGGAGGTCCATCTAGCCAAGCATTCTTTATCTGGTGATGGTCACAACCATGTGTAGTAAAGAATGTAAGATTAGATTCAGTGTAGATGGATACTTCCTCAATGTTGTCTCGAATTCCTCAAGTTCTTGGTTCAAAGACTATAGACGgaatttttatgtttaataaCTTAGTAGGTTTCTCTTTAACTCCAATAGACTCAAAAGTCTGCAGTCTGATCATTGGAAAGTTTTGCAGAGAACTGCtatgtctcaaaaaaaaaaccacctgaGGAAGGTAGAAAAAGTGTTGTCGGTGTCCCAGACTCCTAGAAGCATGAAAGGTTTTACTCAAA
This sequence is a window from Anser cygnoides isolate HZ-2024a breed goose chromosome 9, Taihu_goose_T2T_genome, whole genome shotgun sequence. Protein-coding genes within it:
- the TM4SF18 gene encoding transmembrane 4 L6 family member 18 codes for the protein MALEACGSCLSCLLIPLALWSIVVNVLLYFPNGNASYAASFQLPNYVWYFEGICFSGVMILLLAVILIALECSVFHQCCQSESCNKTYRSFISIVLALLGVAFSGYSCIIFTLGLIQGPFCNSSNGWDYIFKNTVGGYLTNYSAWSQCTEPANAVEWNIILLSILIALSGLQLIICFLKVAAELKRTLCGTYSVFVQAGIL